In Paenibacillus kyungheensis, the following are encoded in one genomic region:
- a CDS encoding Ig-like domain-containing protein, producing the protein MGRLKRKVQKTKWEKSTKAIGISLTLIQMTNMYTPMISQASAAIESTTESNAESDQNTSVNNDVYGESDTSKLAIQTMQANSYSDMYMVDYAPRYSGLMTLEPVLQMEFSKNIKLGQGSIQIYRTDNDQLVENISISGSYMEGATYSFIDQHTIRVTTKQELADSLEYYIKVAPGTFEDTDGNDFSGISSPYAWVMRTPDFTAPTAKMITDYGNDHTDVSKLRLGLQFSERVRLNYGQIHIYRSSDDMEVGRLSSINGSLSGFNISGYSVHSGTGFEFKLSSGLSSEAYYINVDSGLFSDGVGNPYVGIHGTSQWNFSIAEQDWESPYLVNYSPQKQIDTLKPYMSMQFNENVKFGHGTIGIYRSNDDYVVQEFQVHSGVTYNGQLMISGALVQLPVPSNLEENTHYYVKVDPYAIYDLADNPSSGYAIFHPKEAWTFTTPNIHPLEVNHYEYQDGPTTHLMMQFSKYMQLKKGHITIHRQWDGMQIASLSQSSGYILSGYGATASMSGGSIDIAFVDGEESESYFVLIDSGVFVDMIGQPYGGIHNDTDWNFRIAGEDQRAPYLTRIWPEVGQTVATLQPRVNLEFNEPVQFGNGSISIYRSSDHQLVEKIQVLSGFTSNEEHSWSGIAMGFELPKALEENTEYYVNIEKGTVVDRSGNDFSGLTSDNWWTFKTPDVTAPTAKTITDYRDDNTVLSNLRLSLQFSERVRLKDGYIHVYRASDNQEVFRLSSIDGLLSGFNISGYFIHSGTGFEFMMMGPYTSDSYYINVDSGMFVDEVGHPYAGIHGTSQWNFSIAEQDWESPYLVNYSPQKQIDTLKPYMSMQFNENVKFGHGTIGIYRSINDSLVEEFQVNSGTTHNGQLMISGALVQLPMLSNLEENTHYYVKVDPYAIYDLADNRSSGYAIFHPKEAWTFTTPDIHPLEANYYEYQDGPTTHLMMQFSEPVQLKKGHITIHRQWDGTQIASLSQSSGYILSGYGATASMSGGSIDIAFVDGEESESYFVMVDSGVFVDMIGQPYSGIHNDTDWNFTIAGEDQRAPYLTRVEPRTGQMMETLKPRLHLDFNERVQFGNGSLSIYRSDDHQLVEKIQVLSGFTSTEEHFWSGIVMSFEIPEALEENTEYYVNIEEGTVVDRSGNRFSGLVSDNGWTFKTPDLTAPTAKTITDYHDGNNELINPSLRLEFSERVHMNYGQIHIYRASDNVEVGRLSSVDGVLSGFNISGYSIYSGAGFEFKFQDAESGELYYINIDSGLFVDEVGHPYAGIYGDSHWNFSIADYEAPYMIRIDPRIEVDQLDPKLNIEFNEFIKYGNGSISIYRSNDDQLIEKIPVLSGSTSSDSFFHSGSVVSFALANPLNEYTKYYVQINKGTFVDVAGNPFEGLDDKNSWNFMVHSPISPDLISSGYGSIAGSTIRNLPNNLTVGKFLANLRYTFNAEGEVLTTSGTVLNEERIITSGMKLNIWSHSSETKKIYSLEVGKPTSSKSDSDKKTGNNQPSTPVSFAPVNPESSPTSVPTATGGSGGAQPQATPTNSSTNGTPSVPAKTNPSAGNTVPVLTSSPNVLVIVAPVQATADTVSLPANNPSTNALVYYYDNNWDKWIAVPTTRDNTDLKATVPQGAWTSVIANSNIAQPQDTINSWANKDILKLMSLDIVQGDATGSYNPQQAVNRYEMAVMLAKVLRLDIPTVSTASVTTDNNAMPAWAEPYVRAVSEQGIMVGDNNGFNGTRSITREQLATMIGRMLPESTISSTPSVTYKDAKKVSSWATQGIEKVNALGLMSGYPDQTFRPNQEVTREEMAAVLSKLVDILK; encoded by the coding sequence ATGGGAAGATTAAAAAGAAAAGTTCAGAAAACAAAATGGGAGAAATCAACAAAAGCAATAGGTATCAGTCTTACACTTATTCAGATGACAAACATGTATACACCTATGATTTCTCAAGCGAGTGCAGCAATAGAATCAACAACTGAATCTAATGCAGAGTCCGATCAGAATACCTCTGTTAATAATGATGTATATGGAGAATCGGATACTTCGAAACTTGCTATTCAAACGATGCAAGCTAATAGTTATTCTGATATGTATATGGTGGATTATGCTCCACGCTATTCAGGATTAATGACACTTGAGCCAGTGCTTCAAATGGAATTTTCAAAAAATATCAAATTAGGCCAAGGTTCTATTCAAATTTATCGTACAGATAATGATCAATTAGTTGAAAATATTTCGATTTCCGGAAGTTATATGGAAGGTGCTACATATTCTTTTATAGATCAACACACTATTCGTGTGACAACCAAGCAAGAATTAGCAGATAGCTTAGAATATTATATAAAAGTAGCCCCAGGTACTTTTGAAGATACAGATGGGAATGATTTTTCAGGAATCAGTAGTCCTTACGCCTGGGTTATGCGTACGCCAGACTTTACAGCGCCAACAGCTAAAATGATCACAGATTACGGAAACGATCATACAGATGTATCCAAGTTGCGTCTAGGATTACAATTCAGTGAACGCGTGCGCTTAAACTATGGACAAATTCATATTTATCGATCTTCGGATGATATGGAAGTGGGCAGATTGTCATCCATTAATGGATCATTATCCGGTTTTAATATTTCAGGATACTCGGTTCATAGCGGAACAGGATTTGAATTTAAGTTGTCAAGTGGATTGAGTAGTGAGGCTTATTACATCAATGTGGATTCGGGTCTATTTTCAGATGGAGTGGGCAATCCTTATGTAGGGATTCATGGTACATCACAATGGAACTTCAGTATTGCAGAACAGGACTGGGAATCGCCTTATCTGGTCAACTATTCCCCACAGAAACAGATTGATACATTAAAGCCATACATGAGTATGCAATTTAATGAAAATGTAAAATTTGGTCACGGCACGATTGGCATTTATCGCAGTAATGATGATTATGTAGTGCAAGAGTTTCAAGTGCATTCAGGTGTCACTTATAATGGACAACTCATGATTAGTGGAGCGCTTGTTCAATTGCCTGTACCTTCTAACTTAGAAGAAAATACCCACTATTATGTGAAAGTGGATCCTTATGCTATTTACGATTTGGCAGATAATCCTTCGTCTGGTTATGCTATATTTCATCCAAAAGAAGCATGGACTTTTACAACACCAAATATCCATCCTTTAGAAGTGAATCATTATGAATATCAAGATGGTCCAACAACGCATCTAATGATGCAATTTAGTAAATATATGCAGTTAAAAAAAGGTCATATCACTATCCATAGACAATGGGATGGGATGCAAATCGCTTCTTTATCTCAATCAAGTGGATATATACTGTCTGGGTATGGAGCCACAGCTAGCATGAGTGGTGGTTCTATCGATATTGCATTTGTAGATGGAGAAGAAAGCGAATCGTATTTCGTGCTGATCGACTCTGGCGTTTTTGTCGATATGATCGGTCAACCATATGGTGGTATTCATAACGATACCGATTGGAATTTTAGGATTGCAGGAGAAGATCAAAGAGCACCTTATTTGACACGGATTTGGCCTGAAGTCGGTCAGACGGTAGCTACATTACAGCCTAGAGTAAACCTCGAATTTAATGAGCCTGTGCAATTTGGGAATGGAAGTATCTCGATCTACCGTAGTTCTGATCATCAACTCGTCGAAAAAATTCAAGTCTTATCTGGATTCACTTCAAACGAGGAACATTCTTGGAGTGGCATAGCAATGGGTTTTGAATTGCCTAAAGCATTAGAAGAAAATACAGAGTACTATGTCAATATTGAAAAAGGAACAGTGGTCGACCGTTCAGGGAATGATTTTTCAGGGTTAACCAGTGACAATTGGTGGACATTTAAAACGCCAGATGTAACAGCACCTACAGCTAAAACAATCACAGATTATCGAGATGATAATACCGTCTTATCCAATTTGCGTTTAAGTTTACAATTTAGTGAACGTGTTCGATTAAAAGATGGATACATTCATGTTTATCGGGCTTCCGATAATCAGGAAGTTTTTAGACTCTCTTCAATTGATGGATTATTGTCCGGTTTCAATATTTCAGGATACTTTATTCATAGCGGAACAGGATTTGAATTTATGATGATGGGTCCATACACTAGCGACTCCTATTATATCAATGTCGATTCAGGTATGTTTGTTGATGAAGTAGGACATCCATATGCAGGGATTCATGGTACATCACAATGGAACTTCAGTATTGCAGAACAGGACTGGGAATCGCCTTATCTGGTCAACTATTCCCCACAGAAACAGATTGATACATTAAAGCCATACATGAGTATGCAATTTAATGAAAATGTAAAATTTGGTCATGGCACGATTGGTATTTATCGGAGTATTAATGATTCTCTAGTGGAAGAATTCCAAGTGAATTCAGGTACGACTCACAATGGACAACTCATGATTAGTGGAGCGCTTGTTCAATTGCCTATGCTTTCTAACTTAGAAGAAAATACCCACTATTATGTGAAAGTAGACCCTTATGCTATTTACGATTTGGCAGATAATCGTTCGTCCGGTTACGCCATATTTCATCCAAAAGAAGCATGGACTTTTACAACACCGGATATCCATCCTTTAGAAGCGAACTATTACGAATATCAAGATGGCCCAACAACGCATCTAATGATGCAATTTAGTGAACCTGTGCAGTTAAAAAAAGGTCATATCACTATCCATAGACAATGGGATGGAACGCAAATCGCCTCGTTATCTCAATCAAGCGGATATATACTGTCTGGGTATGGAGCGACAGCTAGCATGAGTGGTGGTTCGATCGATATTGCATTTGTAGATGGTGAAGAAAGTGAATCGTATTTCGTGATGGTCGACTCGGGTGTATTTGTCGATATGATTGGTCAACCGTATAGTGGGATTCATAACGATACGGATTGGAATTTCACGATTGCAGGAGAAGATCAAAGAGCTCCTTATTTGACACGAGTAGAACCTCGTACTGGTCAAATGATGGAGACATTAAAGCCTAGACTACATCTTGATTTTAATGAGCGTGTGCAATTTGGGAATGGAAGCCTCTCTATCTACCGTAGTGATGACCATCAACTTGTCGAAAAAATTCAAGTTTTATCTGGATTCACTTCAACCGAGGAACATTTTTGGAGTGGCATAGTAATGAGTTTTGAAATCCCAGAAGCATTAGAAGAAAATACCGAGTACTATGTAAACATTGAAGAGGGAACCGTAGTCGATCGTTCCGGAAATAGATTTTCAGGGTTGGTAAGTGACAATGGGTGGACATTTAAAACACCAGATTTAACAGCACCGACAGCTAAAACGATTACAGATTATCACGATGGAAACAATGAGCTAATTAATCCATCTCTTCGTTTGGAATTTAGCGAGCGTGTACACATGAACTATGGACAAATTCATATTTACAGAGCTTCCGATAATGTGGAAGTCGGTCGACTCTCTTCAGTCGATGGAGTCTTATCTGGCTTTAATATTTCAGGATACTCGATCTATAGTGGCGCAGGTTTTGAATTTAAGTTCCAAGATGCAGAGAGCGGCGAACTTTATTACATTAATATTGATTCGGGTCTATTTGTAGATGAAGTAGGGCATCCATATGCAGGCATTTATGGAGATTCACATTGGAATTTCAGTATTGCAGATTATGAAGCCCCTTATATGATACGAATAGATCCTAGAATTGAAGTTGATCAATTGGATCCTAAATTAAATATAGAATTTAATGAATTTATCAAGTACGGAAATGGAAGTATCTCGATATATCGAAGCAATGACGATCAATTAATCGAAAAGATACCTGTTCTTTCTGGATCAACGTCTAGCGACTCTTTTTTCCACAGTGGTAGTGTAGTTAGCTTTGCATTAGCTAATCCATTGAATGAATATACAAAATATTATGTACAAATCAATAAAGGTACTTTTGTCGATGTAGCTGGTAATCCATTTGAAGGTCTAGATGATAAAAATAGTTGGAACTTTATGGTTCATTCTCCGATATCGCCAGACTTAATTTCTAGTGGATACGGGTCGATCGCAGGATCAACAATTCGTAATTTACCAAATAACCTGACAGTAGGTAAGTTCTTAGCTAATCTGAGGTATACCTTCAATGCAGAGGGTGAGGTACTAACAACTTCAGGAACCGTTTTAAATGAGGAGAGAATCATCACATCGGGGATGAAATTAAATATTTGGTCACATTCTTCTGAAACAAAAAAAATATATTCACTAGAAGTAGGCAAACCAACATCCAGCAAATCCGACTCAGATAAAAAAACAGGGAATAATCAGCCGAGTACACCGGTTAGCTTTGCACCTGTGAATCCAGAATCATCACCTACGTCTGTACCTACAGCTACAGGTGGTAGTGGAGGAGCACAACCGCAAGCTACACCAACTAATTCGTCTACTAACGGTACACCATCTGTGCCAGCTAAGACCAATCCGTCGGCTGGAAATACCGTGCCTGTACTGACATCGAGTCCGAATGTACTTGTCATCGTAGCACCTGTTCAAGCAACAGCAGATACCGTGAGCTTACCAGCAAACAATCCATCTACGAATGCGCTTGTCTATTACTACGACAACAACTGGGATAAATGGATTGCAGTACCGACAACACGTGATAATACAGATTTGAAAGCAACTGTACCACAGGGAGCTTGGACTTCAGTTATAGCTAATTCCAATATCGCTCAACCTCAAGATACGATAAATAGCTGGGCGAATAAAGATATCTTGAAGTTAATGAGTCTTGATATTGTACAAGGTGATGCAACAGGTAGCTACAATCCACAACAAGCAGTAAATCGATATGAAATGGCAGTCATGCTTGCTAAAGTGCTACGTCTGGATATTCCGACAGTGTCTACGGCTTCTGTCACTACGGACAATAATGCAATGCCAGCATGGGCAGAACCATATGTCAGAGCAGTATCGGAACAAGGAATTATGGTAGGGGACAATAATGGATTTAACGGAACACGTTCGATTACCCGTGAACAATTAGCAACGATGATCGGTAGAATGTTACCAGAATCTACAATATCTTCTACACCATCTGTAACGTATAAAGATGCTAAAAAAGTATCTTCTTGGGCAACACAAGGTATCGAAAAAGTAAATGCACTGGGATTGATGAGTGGTTATCCAGATCAGACATTCCGTCCTAATCAGGAAGTCACTCGTGAAGAAATGGCTGCTGTATTATCAAAATTGGTCGATATTTTAAAATAG
- a CDS encoding PD-(D/E)XK nuclease family protein, whose product MAKYPQWSYSQSRANMFDECLRKYYFHYYAAHNGWSEKLGSDEQIHAYRLKQLRNFYLLFGDLAHRMCESALRQWEESQTAPRQAFLLEQMRKLLNEAYIQSQDVEAWINNPKYHTMLSEIYYGDDTLNSRIATIKQRQEECIRHLYDTLTWKEVTRRDMKILEIEKWDTMILFDTKVYVKMDLLYRKPDGTVVIVDWKTGREDDFSDQLYLYASYVQEKYNMPLDKIQIRVEYLVTGEHKEYRITTEDIGKVEQSIGRYIEEMKSCLDDDYYNRPKPESFFTPMPSQRKCKDCNFREICEFRAV is encoded by the coding sequence ATGGCAAAATACCCGCAATGGTCTTATTCTCAATCTCGAGCAAATATGTTCGATGAATGTTTACGCAAATATTATTTTCATTACTATGCTGCACATAATGGGTGGAGTGAAAAGTTAGGCTCAGACGAGCAAATACACGCTTACCGTTTAAAGCAGTTACGTAATTTTTATTTATTGTTTGGTGATCTCGCTCACCGGATGTGTGAATCTGCGCTTCGGCAATGGGAAGAATCTCAAACAGCTCCAAGACAAGCATTTTTGTTAGAACAAATGCGCAAATTACTTAATGAAGCGTATATTCAATCTCAAGATGTAGAAGCCTGGATCAACAATCCCAAATACCATACGATGCTTTCTGAAATATATTATGGTGACGATACGCTAAACAGCCGAATTGCTACGATTAAGCAACGGCAAGAAGAGTGTATACGGCATTTGTATGACACGCTCACATGGAAAGAAGTGACCCGGCGTGATATGAAGATTTTGGAAATCGAAAAATGGGATACGATGATATTGTTTGATACAAAAGTCTATGTAAAAATGGATTTATTGTACCGCAAACCAGATGGTACAGTTGTGATTGTAGATTGGAAAACAGGACGTGAAGATGATTTCTCGGATCAGTTGTACTTATATGCCTCATATGTACAAGAAAAATATAATATGCCGCTTGATAAAATCCAGATTCGTGTTGAATATCTGGTAACAGGCGAACATAAAGAGTACCGCATCACGACAGAAGATATCGGTAAAGTGGAACAAAGTATCGGTCGATATATTGAAGAAATGAAGTCTTGTTTAGATGATGATTACTACAATCGTCCCAAACCGGAATCCTTTTTTACCCCGATGCCTTCACAACGTAAATGCAAAGACTGCAATTTTCGCGAGATTTGCGAATTTAGAGCAGTATGA